A region of Solanum dulcamara chromosome 7, daSolDulc1.2, whole genome shotgun sequence DNA encodes the following proteins:
- the LOC129893892 gene encoding protein MANNAN SYNTHESIS-RELATED 1-like: protein MGVDARQVLAGVLTITMFVMLGDMIKRDHFDSLPVDSEASIHGTSRKQSLVSNGGGPWKQDGESLSSCWSKPVLEEADESQGYVTFSLTNGPEYHVSQIADAVVVARYLRATLLLPDIRGSEPAHKRKFEHVYDVEQFVKKLDGVVKVTKSLPSKVSGRNLAVVKVPSRVTEEYIAENIEPIFRSKGNIRLATYFPSVNMKKTKEMSNIDSIACLGMFATLQLQPQVNGVVESMVDRLKTLSSKSNGQFIAVDLRVDILEKKGCQGNSASKSKSCYGPQEIAMFLRKIGFNKDTTIYLTQSRWDSSLDALKDLFPRTYTKESIMPIDKKARFLDTENSEVEKVIDFYMCSESDVFVPAISGLFYANVAGKRIASGKTQILVPAAHISASSTDYISHYVSKKNHFAYSCFC, encoded by the exons ATGGGTGTGGATGCGAGGCAAGTGTTGGCTGGAGTTCTTACTATAACTATGTTCGTTATGCTCGGAGACATGATCAAAAGGGACCACTTTGATTCCCTTCCT GTGGATTCTGAAGCATCAATTCATGGTACCAGTAGAAAGCAAAGTCTAGTTAGCAATGGAGGTGGACCTTGGAAACAAGATGGAGAATCCCTAAGCTCCTGTTGGTCTAAACCAGTTCTCG AGGAAGCTGACGAATCACAAGGATATGTTACCTTCTCACTCACTAATGGTCCTGAATATCACGTCTCTCAG ATTGCTGATGCGGTAGTAGTAGCAAGATATCTGCGAGCAACTCTCCTCCTCCCAGACATAAGAGGAAGTGAACCTGCTCATAAAAG GAAATTTGAACATGTCTATGATGTTGAGCAGTTTGTGAAAAAACTTGATGGGGTGGTAAAAGTAACAAAATCTTTGCCATCTAAAGTCTCCGGAAGGAATCTAGCAGTTGTCAAGGTTCCTAGCAGGGTTACTGAAGAATATATTGCTGAGAACATCGAGCCAATTTTCAGATCAAAGGGAAACATTAGGCTGGCCACATATTTTCCATcagtaaacatgaaaaaaacCAAAGAGATGAGCAACATCGACTCAATTGCATGTTTGGGGATGTTTGCAACTTTACAGCTTCAGCCTCAAGTTAATGGAGTAGTTGAATCGATGGTGGACCGCTTAAAAACTCTGAGTAGCAAGTCAAACGGACAGTTTATCGCAGTGGATCTAAGGGTTGATATACTGGAGAAAAAGGGTTGCCAAGGAAATAGTGCTTCTAAATCCAAGAGTTGCTATGGTCCACAGGAGATAGCCATGTTTCTGAGAAAAATTGGTTTCAACAAAGATACAACTATATATCTTACTCAATCTAGGTGGGATAGCAGCCTTGATGCATTAAAGGATCTCTTTCCTAGAACATATACTAAG GAAAGCATAATGCCCATCGACAAAAAGGCAAGATTTCTTGACACAGAGAATTCTGAAGTGGAGAAAGTTATCGACTTCTACATGTGTTCTGAGAGTGATGTATTTGTACCAGCCATCTCGGGTCTCTTTTATGCCAATGTGGCTGGCAAGAGAATCGCCTCTGGAAAGACTCAAATACTAGTTCCTGCTGCTCATATTTCTGCTTCCTCAACGGACTACATATCTCATTACGTCTCAAAAAAGAACCACTTTGCCTATTCCTGCTTCTGCTAG